From a region of the Chitinophaga caseinilytica genome:
- a CDS encoding acyl-CoA carboxylase subunit beta, whose translation MSKIQELQSKIAEAQLGGGQVRIDSQHKKGKLTARERLRLLLDEGSFEEIGMFVHNRNRGMTTDQEQFPGDGVVTGYGTVNGRLVYVFSQDFTVYGGSLSEPHARKICRVMDLAMENGAPLIGLNDSGGARIQEGVVSLAGYADIFYRNTRASGVIPQISAIMGPCAGGAVYSPAITDFILMVENTSYMFVTGPNVVKTVTHEEVTSEALGGAQTHATKSGVTHFACANEVECIQTIREMLSYIPQNCEETAPSLPYEPGNESRPALNNIIPENPNQPYDMKDVIAELTDADSFLEVHKDFADNIIVGFARIAGRSIGIVANQPAVLAGVLDIHASVKGARFTRFCDAFNIPLLVLVDVPGFLPGTDQEWNGIITNGAKLLFALSEATVPKITVTTRKAYGGAYCVMNSKHIGADLNFAFPQAEIAVMGPKGAVEIIYKREIDAAADPEARMNELVAEYTERFANPYLAAEKGYIDEVVIPETTREKLIKGYAMLENKVVDMPRKKHGNIPL comes from the coding sequence ATGAGCAAGATCCAGGAACTGCAATCCAAGATCGCCGAAGCACAACTCGGCGGAGGACAGGTACGAATCGATTCCCAACACAAGAAAGGCAAGCTGACCGCCCGCGAAAGGCTCAGGCTCCTGCTCGACGAAGGCTCCTTCGAAGAGATCGGCATGTTCGTCCATAACCGCAACCGCGGCATGACCACCGACCAGGAACAGTTTCCCGGCGATGGCGTCGTAACCGGCTATGGTACCGTCAACGGCCGGCTCGTGTACGTTTTCTCCCAGGACTTTACCGTATATGGCGGCAGCCTCTCCGAGCCGCATGCCCGCAAGATCTGCCGCGTGATGGACCTTGCGATGGAAAACGGCGCTCCCCTCATCGGCCTCAACGACAGCGGCGGCGCGCGCATCCAGGAAGGTGTGGTAAGCCTGGCGGGATATGCCGATATTTTTTACCGCAACACCCGCGCGTCGGGCGTCATCCCGCAGATCTCCGCGATCATGGGCCCCTGCGCCGGCGGAGCCGTATATTCCCCCGCTATTACTGACTTCATCCTCATGGTGGAAAACACTTCCTACATGTTCGTAACGGGCCCCAACGTGGTGAAGACCGTGACGCATGAAGAAGTGACCAGCGAAGCGCTCGGCGGTGCCCAAACGCACGCCACCAAAAGCGGCGTTACGCATTTCGCTTGCGCCAACGAAGTGGAATGCATCCAGACGATCCGCGAGATGCTGTCTTACATCCCCCAGAACTGCGAAGAAACCGCGCCATCGCTGCCATACGAGCCCGGCAACGAATCGCGCCCCGCCCTCAATAATATCATCCCCGAAAATCCGAACCAGCCATACGACATGAAAGACGTCATCGCCGAGCTCACGGACGCCGATTCTTTCCTGGAAGTGCACAAGGATTTCGCGGACAACATCATCGTAGGCTTTGCCCGCATCGCAGGCCGCAGCATCGGCATCGTGGCCAACCAGCCCGCCGTGCTGGCCGGTGTGCTCGACATTCACGCATCCGTGAAAGGCGCGCGCTTCACCCGCTTCTGCGACGCTTTCAATATTCCGTTGCTCGTACTGGTAGACGTTCCCGGCTTCCTGCCCGGTACCGACCAGGAATGGAACGGCATTATCACCAATGGCGCCAAACTGCTCTTTGCACTGAGCGAAGCCACCGTTCCCAAGATCACCGTTACCACCCGCAAAGCTTATGGCGGCGCGTATTGCGTGATGAACTCCAAACACATCGGCGCAGACCTCAACTTCGCGTTCCCGCAGGCCGAGATCGCTGTGATGGGCCCGAAAGGCGCCGTGGAGATCATTTACAAAAGGGAAATCGACGCCGCGGCCGATCCGGAAGCGCGCATGAACGAACTGGTGGCCGAATACACGGAACGCTTCGCCAATCCGTACCTCGCCGCCGAGAAAGGGTACATCGACGAAGTGGTGATACCCGAAACCACCCGCGAAAAACTCATCAAAGGTTACGCCATGCTGGAGAATAAAGTGGTAGACATGCCGCGGAAGAAGCATGGGAACATTCCGTTGTAA
- a CDS encoding M42 family metallopeptidase, translated as MAKKTKSILTKESMTFLRTYLNNPSPTGFEKEGQKLWLEYLKPYIDDTIVDAYGSAVGVINPEAAFKVVIEAHADEISWFVNYISPEGLIYVIRNGGSDQAIAPSKRVNIHTEKGIVKAVFGWPAIHTRLRSGDGKEPQPKVDNIFLDCGARSRKEVDELGIHVGCVVTFDDMFEELNYDYFICRALDNRIGGFMIAEVARLLKENKQRLPFGLYIVNAVQEEVGLRGAEMIAKRIKPNVAIITDVTHDTTTPMINKNIEGEIKCGAGPSITYGPAVHNILRDLIIKTAKKEDIPHQLHAVSRSTGTDTDAFAYSNDGTPSALISIPLRYMHTTVEMIKKDDVESTIRLIYHTLLNITPKTNFQYL; from the coding sequence ATGGCTAAAAAAACGAAATCGATACTTACGAAGGAGTCTATGACTTTTCTGCGCACTTACCTCAACAACCCCTCTCCCACCGGGTTCGAGAAGGAAGGGCAGAAACTCTGGCTGGAATATCTGAAACCTTATATAGATGATACCATCGTAGACGCTTACGGCTCCGCCGTGGGGGTGATCAATCCCGAAGCGGCTTTCAAGGTGGTGATCGAGGCGCATGCCGACGAGATTTCCTGGTTCGTGAATTACATCTCGCCCGAAGGGCTGATTTATGTGATCCGCAACGGCGGGTCGGACCAGGCCATTGCGCCCAGCAAACGCGTGAACATCCATACCGAGAAAGGCATCGTGAAAGCGGTGTTCGGCTGGCCGGCCATCCACACGCGCTTGCGCAGCGGCGACGGTAAAGAGCCCCAGCCCAAGGTCGACAATATTTTCCTCGATTGCGGCGCCCGCTCCCGGAAGGAAGTGGACGAACTGGGCATCCATGTAGGTTGCGTGGTAACTTTTGATGATATGTTCGAGGAACTGAACTACGATTACTTCATCTGCCGCGCGCTCGACAACCGCATCGGCGGGTTCATGATCGCGGAAGTGGCCCGCCTGCTGAAGGAAAACAAGCAGCGCCTGCCGTTCGGCCTCTACATCGTGAACGCGGTGCAGGAAGAAGTGGGCCTGCGCGGGGCGGAAATGATCGCCAAGCGCATCAAGCCCAACGTAGCCATCATCACCGACGTAACGCACGATACCACCACCCCGATGATCAACAAGAACATCGAAGGCGAGATCAAATGCGGCGCCGGCCCCAGCATCACTTACGGGCCCGCAGTGCACAACATCCTCCGCGACCTGATCATCAAAACGGCCAAAAAGGAAGACATCCCCCACCAGCTGCACGCCGTTAGCCGCAGCACGGGCACCGATACCGACGCTTTCGCCTATTCGAACGACGGTACCCCTTCGGCCCTCATCAGCATTCCCCTGCGCTACATGCACACCACCGTGGAAATGATCAAAAAGGACGACGTGGAGAGCACTATCCGCCTCATTTACCACACCCTGCTGAACATCACGCCGAAAACCAACTTCCAGTACCTGTAA
- a CDS encoding T9SS type A sorting domain-containing protein: protein MQQKFNPFLLLIPLLFFSFSVNAQTVTFDYTTWAGNSNCNKFYPAVNINGYEHATVIGQPGFNSSGSNKYLTMDASNSSGSSPKGTEYRIAYPFKTGFSYSIKVNAAGIGTPADVMVRVNITSSTGSSTVCNGAASITPTTSGNLIQAAAVNTNFADYTFNYGVFSAPQSYLVIAAVQPLGTVFQTLCIRSVTITETQVSADLSLSPTSVAGTCGQSMSQTFTLSNPNNVPGITAYQWTVGSGWLHNGATPSNPITTTTPSLTLTTNCLSANPGNISVGGYKGASLYKTYNATTSYNGTPPAITLNGPEGMCASTTTPVTFTASSFWACAPGVAYTWTKSSNLTLSGSGASVNVLPVAGQSGAAWVEVTASSNCGSSTVRKNVTLDIMPYATGGTHYTVNPAGGGPLLLGGSTNLVCGIMQYTQVTVDLVGVTSFYNITSSGPPPGVTWGSWGNSFYFDWLEPESSVTFTATLKNGCGQTDVDMHFAYYCPPEQVLFKSDAFIAYPNPAISYLLVEPNRESKSANLKQAFTIQLFNEKGTLLRSMNSAGGEGRINIPTGNLPQGTYYLHILQGQQLHKKQVSIKR, encoded by the coding sequence ATGCAACAGAAATTCAACCCATTTCTCCTTTTGATCCCGTTACTATTCTTTTCATTTTCCGTAAACGCACAAACGGTTACGTTCGACTACACCACCTGGGCGGGCAATTCCAATTGCAACAAATTTTATCCGGCGGTGAATATCAATGGCTATGAACATGCTACGGTGATCGGCCAGCCGGGGTTTAACAGTTCCGGCAGTAATAAATACCTGACGATGGATGCGTCCAATTCCAGTGGATCATCGCCGAAGGGCACGGAGTACCGGATCGCCTATCCATTCAAAACCGGATTTTCGTACAGTATCAAAGTAAATGCTGCAGGGATCGGCACGCCGGCCGATGTAATGGTAAGGGTCAACATTACATCGTCTACCGGGAGCAGCACGGTGTGCAACGGTGCTGCGAGCATTACTCCCACCACGAGCGGAAACCTCATCCAGGCGGCCGCTGTGAATACGAATTTTGCGGATTACACATTCAATTATGGCGTATTCTCCGCTCCCCAGAGTTACCTGGTGATCGCGGCCGTTCAGCCTTTAGGCACGGTTTTCCAGACACTTTGCATCCGCAGCGTAACGATCACGGAAACGCAGGTGAGCGCAGACCTGTCGCTTTCGCCGACGAGCGTGGCCGGCACCTGTGGCCAAAGCATGTCGCAAACATTCACCCTTTCCAATCCGAATAATGTGCCCGGCATCACCGCTTACCAATGGACGGTTGGCAGCGGATGGTTGCATAACGGCGCAACGCCGTCGAATCCCATCACCACCACCACGCCGTCGCTGACGCTGACGACAAATTGCCTCAGCGCCAATCCCGGCAATATTTCGGTAGGGGGTTACAAAGGCGCCAGCCTTTACAAAACCTACAACGCCACTACCAGCTACAACGGTACGCCGCCCGCAATCACCCTGAACGGCCCTGAAGGGATGTGCGCCAGCACTACCACGCCCGTCACATTTACCGCCAGCAGTTTCTGGGCCTGTGCTCCCGGCGTCGCCTACACCTGGACGAAGAGCAGCAACCTCACGCTGTCCGGTTCCGGCGCCAGCGTGAACGTATTGCCCGTTGCAGGACAATCGGGCGCGGCCTGGGTGGAAGTGACAGCCAGTTCCAATTGCGGCAGCTCCACCGTCCGGAAAAATGTAACGCTCGACATTATGCCTTACGCCACCGGCGGCACGCATTACACGGTCAACCCCGCGGGCGGAGGGCCCCTCCTGCTGGGCGGCTCCACGAACCTGGTATGCGGCATCATGCAATACACGCAGGTAACGGTAGATCTGGTCGGCGTCACGTCGTTTTACAATATCACCAGTTCCGGCCCGCCTCCGGGTGTAACCTGGGGCAGTTGGGGCAATTCCTTTTACTTCGACTGGCTGGAACCGGAATCTTCCGTCACTTTCACCGCCACGTTGAAGAACGGTTGCGGACAAACGGACGTGGATATGCATTTCGCGTATTATTGTCCGCCGGAACAGGTGCTCTTCAAAAGCGACGCGTTCATCGCCTATCCCAACCCGGCCATATCGTACCTGCTTGTAGAGCCTAACCGGGAAAGCAAGTCCGCTAATTTGAAGCAGGCCTTCACCATCCAGCTGTTCAACGAAAAGGGAACGCTCCTGCGCTCCATGAACAGCGCCGGCGGCGAAGGGCGCATCAACATCCCGACCGGCAACCTGCCGCAGGGCACGTACTACCTGCACATCCTGCAGGGGCAGCAGCTGCATAAAAAACAGGTTTCCATCAAGCGATAA
- a CDS encoding M48 family metallopeptidase, producing MNALLRACRHTRLLPLLLLASPVIAQQKTQDPMYKPSIVDGTRTHAVMRMFERQHDTLQRNLPSEYRKDYSAIYAQRWKYIKSRFQKKEIYTPPVAQAYIDSMLRRIVAANPELQREKLHAFFSRSGTPNATYVGQGIIFFNIGLFSRLQNEHQAAFVLCHEIAHATLKHSDKSIEKYVKNMHSSDLQAQLKALKKVQYNRLSKLEDLSKGLAFDSRRHSRNNESDADSLALVYFRNSGFDPAAAVSAMLLLDDIDLDNIDMTARLRTLFDAPQLRFQDRWLHRDNGPLGGHARLLRDSTLTDSLKTHPDCQVRAGKLIAFNQSADSLLAGKPAIPAASIHPQRFDSLKQAFRFEIIEFSFAEDNYTESLYYTISMLEEHPEDPYLIMHVARILNNCFYLQRQHRLGKKLRYPAPENAASFNVLSQFIQNLYMEEYAQIAFHYLQRYQSKLQDYPEYQTEFAKSESFIKM from the coding sequence ATGAATGCACTACTGAGGGCATGCCGGCATACACGGCTACTGCCCCTCCTGCTCCTGGCGTCGCCCGTTATAGCCCAGCAAAAGACGCAGGACCCAATGTACAAGCCCTCCATCGTGGACGGCACCCGTACCCACGCCGTTATGCGCATGTTCGAGCGGCAGCACGACACACTCCAGCGCAACCTCCCATCCGAATACCGGAAAGATTACTCCGCCATCTATGCACAACGATGGAAGTACATCAAATCCCGATTCCAGAAAAAGGAGATCTACACGCCCCCCGTGGCCCAGGCCTATATCGATAGCATGCTGCGCCGCATCGTTGCCGCCAACCCGGAGCTCCAGCGCGAAAAACTCCACGCCTTCTTCTCCCGCTCCGGCACGCCCAACGCCACTTACGTAGGCCAGGGCATCATTTTCTTCAATATCGGGCTCTTCAGCCGCCTCCAAAACGAGCACCAGGCCGCTTTCGTGCTCTGCCACGAGATCGCCCACGCCACGCTTAAACACAGCGACAAATCCATCGAGAAGTATGTAAAAAACATGCACTCCAGCGATTTGCAGGCCCAATTGAAGGCACTGAAAAAAGTACAGTACAACCGTCTTTCCAAACTGGAAGACCTCAGCAAAGGCCTCGCATTCGACAGCCGCCGGCACAGCCGCAACAACGAATCCGACGCAGACTCCCTCGCCCTGGTGTACTTCCGCAACAGCGGGTTCGACCCCGCCGCCGCCGTGTCCGCCATGCTGCTGCTCGACGATATCGACCTGGACAATATCGACATGACCGCCCGCCTCCGCACCCTGTTCGACGCGCCCCAGCTGCGCTTCCAGGACCGGTGGCTCCACCGCGACAACGGCCCCCTGGGCGGCCACGCCAGATTGCTGCGCGACAGCACCCTCACCGATTCCCTCAAAACGCACCCGGATTGCCAGGTCCGCGCGGGTAAACTGATCGCCTTCAACCAGTCGGCCGACAGCCTCCTGGCCGGCAAACCCGCCATCCCCGCCGCGAGCATCCATCCCCAGCGGTTCGATTCCCTGAAACAGGCGTTCCGCTTCGAGATCATCGAGTTCTCGTTTGCGGAAGACAACTACACCGAAAGCTTGTACTACACGATCAGCATGCTGGAAGAACATCCGGAAGATCCGTACCTCATCATGCACGTGGCGCGCATCCTCAACAACTGCTTCTACCTCCAGCGCCAGCACCGCCTCGGCAAGAAACTGCGCTACCCCGCACCGGAAAACGCCGCTTCGTTCAACGTACTGTCGCAGTTCATCCAGAACCTGTATATGGAAGAATACGCGCAGATCGCGTTCCATTACCTGCAACGCTACCAAAGCAAACTGCAGGATTATCCCGAATACCAAACCGAATTCGCGAAAAGCGAGAGTTTCATAAAAATGTAA
- a CDS encoding YceI family protein, with amino-acid sequence MRKLATILFISGAAVLMSFNAPVSNAPSFKNEAAPVAFKVDGAKSKVAWLAKKVTGSHNGSISISGGDLQVDGSTLKGGSFTIDTRSMTVEDIKDANGNARLLNHLKSDDFFSVEKHPNATFTITSAKKKSGNEYDITGNLTIKGITQPITFPASVVVNGNQLNAKAAITIDRTKFDIKYRSKSFFENLGDKTIYDDFTIDVELVANK; translated from the coding sequence ATGCGTAAACTTGCTACCATCCTCTTCATCAGCGGCGCGGCCGTGCTGATGTCGTTCAACGCTCCCGTGTCCAACGCACCTTCTTTCAAAAACGAAGCCGCTCCCGTTGCCTTCAAGGTAGACGGTGCCAAGAGTAAAGTTGCCTGGCTCGCCAAAAAAGTGACCGGCTCCCATAACGGTTCCATCTCCATCTCCGGCGGCGATCTGCAGGTAGACGGCTCCACCCTGAAAGGCGGCTCCTTCACCATCGATACCCGCAGCATGACCGTGGAAGATATCAAAGACGCCAACGGCAACGCCCGCCTGCTCAACCACCTGAAAAGCGATGATTTCTTCTCCGTGGAAAAACACCCGAACGCCACGTTCACCATCACTTCCGCCAAAAAGAAATCCGGCAACGAGTACGATATCACCGGTAACCTCACCATCAAAGGCATCACGCAGCCCATCACTTTCCCCGCGAGCGTGGTCGTGAACGGCAACCAGCTGAACGCGAAAGCCGCCATCACCATCGACCGTACCAAGTTCGACATCAAGTACCGCTCCAAGAGCTTCTTTGAGAACCTGGGCGACAAAACGATTTACGACGATTTCACCATCGACGTGGAGCTGGTAGCCAATAAATAA
- a CDS encoding UbiA family prenyltransferase, which produces MFRGFFNFLLFSSIYIACVALLMVWETEEIAGLSLDRANYFGFVFFSTICSYNFHWYLTPGSEKYSERILWGQRRRRLQLMGCMIGLLGATWYGLPLLHHWLPLSGAVLLTFLYSAPKVPHATFRWLKKIAIGKTIFLAFVWMYVTTLLPYLIADAAKLDFWQVALLCVYRFFIIYAICILFDHRDREEDRAEGIRSLITSLEEPHLDKLYYASLIVSAVCAVVLAPALPLFVLFSLLAAVAVVWSVKNYAQTHHSDYVYYFQLDGLMALSALIHALWLLAGGI; this is translated from the coding sequence ATGTTTCGCGGTTTCTTCAATTTCCTGTTGTTCAGCTCGATCTATATCGCCTGCGTGGCGCTGCTGATGGTTTGGGAAACGGAGGAAATTGCAGGCCTTTCCCTCGACCGCGCCAACTACTTCGGCTTCGTTTTCTTCTCCACCATTTGCAGCTACAATTTCCACTGGTACCTCACGCCCGGGTCCGAAAAGTACTCGGAACGGATCCTTTGGGGCCAGCGGCGGAGGCGGCTCCAACTCATGGGCTGCATGATCGGCCTGCTGGGCGCCACCTGGTACGGCCTGCCACTCCTGCATCACTGGCTGCCCCTCAGCGGCGCGGTATTGCTCACGTTCCTTTATTCCGCGCCTAAAGTGCCCCACGCCACCTTCAGATGGCTGAAGAAGATCGCCATCGGCAAAACCATTTTCCTCGCATTCGTGTGGATGTACGTCACCACCCTGCTGCCCTACCTCATCGCCGACGCCGCGAAGCTGGACTTCTGGCAGGTGGCCCTGCTCTGCGTCTACCGGTTTTTCATCATTTACGCCATCTGCATCCTGTTCGACCATCGCGACAGGGAGGAAGACCGAGCCGAGGGGATCCGCAGCCTCATCACCAGTCTCGAAGAGCCCCATCTCGATAAGTTGTATTACGCTTCGCTCATCGTTTCGGCCGTTTGCGCCGTGGTGCTGGCGCCGGCGCTGCCGCTGTTCGTGCTGTTCAGTCTCCTGGCGGCCGTGGCGGTGGTCTGGAGCGTGAAAAACTACGCGCAGACGCACCATTCCGATTACGTCTATTACTTCCAGCTCGACGGGCTCATGGCGCTTTCCGCCCTCATCCACGCGCTATGGCTGCTGGCAGGCGGCATTTGA
- the bioB gene encoding biotin synthase BioB, giving the protein MIRHDWTIEEIKDIYNTPLLELMFRAASLHREHQDTAEVQVCTLLSIKTGGCSEDCSYCPQAARYNTGVDVQALMQKDKVLEYAQKAKDAGSTRFCMGAAWREVRDNRDFDRVLDMVKGVNEIGMEVCCTLGMLTESQAQKLADAGLYSYNHNLDTSSEYYGEIITTRTYDDRLNTLNNVRKAGVTVCCGGIIGLGESHDDRINMLYTLSSMPEHPDSVPINALTRVAGTPLAHMPKVEFWDMVRMIATARILMPKSMVRLSAGRAEMSISEQAMCFMAGANSIFTGEKLLTTKNPSFEEDNLMFELLGLKPREAFKEEKAAGCCDHDHKHEHAHAH; this is encoded by the coding sequence ATGATCCGTCACGATTGGACAATCGAAGAAATAAAGGATATCTATAATACGCCGCTCCTGGAGCTCATGTTCCGCGCTGCCTCCCTTCACCGCGAACACCAGGATACCGCGGAAGTACAGGTTTGCACCCTGCTTTCCATCAAGACCGGCGGATGTTCCGAAGACTGCTCTTACTGCCCCCAGGCAGCCCGCTATAACACTGGTGTAGACGTTCAGGCCCTGATGCAGAAAGATAAAGTACTGGAATACGCCCAGAAAGCCAAAGACGCAGGTTCTACCCGCTTCTGCATGGGCGCCGCCTGGCGCGAAGTGCGCGACAACCGCGATTTCGACCGCGTGCTCGATATGGTAAAAGGCGTGAACGAGATCGGCATGGAAGTATGCTGCACCCTCGGCATGCTCACCGAATCGCAGGCCCAGAAGCTGGCAGACGCCGGCCTCTACTCCTACAACCACAACCTGGACACCTCCAGCGAGTATTACGGAGAGATCATCACCACCCGTACGTACGACGACCGCCTCAATACGCTCAACAACGTGCGTAAAGCCGGCGTAACCGTATGCTGCGGCGGTATCATCGGCCTGGGCGAAAGCCACGACGACCGTATCAACATGCTCTACACCCTGTCTTCCATGCCCGAGCACCCGGATTCCGTGCCCATCAACGCCCTCACCCGCGTGGCCGGTACCCCGCTGGCGCACATGCCCAAAGTGGAATTCTGGGATATGGTGCGCATGATCGCCACCGCCCGCATCCTCATGCCCAAATCGATGGTCCGCCTCAGCGCCGGCCGCGCCGAAATGAGCATTTCCGAGCAGGCGATGTGCTTCATGGCAGGCGCCAACTCCATCTTCACCGGCGAAAAGCTCCTCACCACCAAGAACCCTTCCTTCGAGGAAGACAACCTGATGTTCGAGCTGCTGGGCCTCAAACCCCGCGAAGCCTTCAAAGAGGAAAAAGCCGCCGGTTGCTGCGATCACGACCACAAACACGAACACGCACATGCCCACTAA
- a CDS encoding acyl transferase codes for MKDELAARIFTEKDPMALVPAIFRHQYAGNALYRAYVDILKVDPSTVCTPEQVPYLPISFFKTHRIVTGEFQPAVTFESSGTTQTVNSRHEVKDTELYTRSFLDAFRRFYGPVEDFVVLGLLPSYLERKNSSLVYMVEDMIRRSRRPESGFYLYEHEKLADTLLALEARRQPTLLIGVTFGLLDFAENHRMDLRHTIVMETGGMKGRREEWTRQELHAFLQERLGTPAIHAEYGMTELLSQAYSKGNGVFNCPPWMKVLVRDENDPFQLSSASAAGVINVIDLANIHSCSFIATDDIGKIHSDGSFEVLGRLDRSALRGCSLMVS; via the coding sequence ATGAAGGACGAACTTGCCGCCAGGATATTTACGGAAAAGGACCCGATGGCCCTCGTGCCCGCCATTTTCAGGCACCAGTACGCCGGTAACGCGCTGTACAGGGCTTATGTGGACATACTGAAGGTAGACCCCTCCACCGTCTGCACCCCCGAACAGGTGCCGTATCTCCCCATTTCGTTCTTCAAAACCCACCGCATCGTGACCGGCGAATTCCAACCGGCCGTCACCTTCGAAAGCAGCGGCACCACACAAACCGTCAACAGCCGCCACGAAGTAAAGGATACGGAACTCTATACACGCAGTTTCCTCGACGCTTTCCGCAGGTTTTACGGGCCCGTGGAAGACTTCGTGGTACTGGGCCTCCTGCCGTCTTACCTCGAAAGGAAAAATTCGTCGCTGGTATATATGGTGGAAGACATGATCCGCCGCAGCCGCCGCCCCGAAAGCGGGTTCTACCTCTATGAGCACGAAAAGCTCGCCGACACCCTGCTGGCCCTCGAAGCCCGCCGTCAACCCACCCTGCTCATCGGCGTCACGTTCGGACTGCTCGATTTCGCGGAAAACCACCGGATGGACCTGCGCCATACCATCGTCATGGAAACCGGCGGCATGAAAGGCCGCCGCGAAGAATGGACCCGCCAGGAGCTCCACGCCTTTCTGCAGGAACGCCTCGGTACCCCGGCCATCCACGCGGAATATGGTATGACGGAGCTCCTGTCCCAGGCCTATTCCAAAGGCAACGGTGTGTTTAATTGTCCGCCGTGGATGAAAGTGCTCGTGCGCGACGAAAACGATCCCTTCCAGCTCAGTTCCGCATCCGCCGCAGGCGTCATCAACGTCATCGACCTCGCCAATATCCATTCCTGCTCCTTCATCGCCACCGACGATATCGGCAAAATCCATTCAGACGGGAGTTTCGAAGTGCTCGGCCGGTTAGACCGGTCTGCACTGCGCGGTTGCAGCCTCATGGTGAGTTAG
- a CDS encoding DUF6770 family protein, with product MFRNILFLFLINICCIQAASAQKTLSLNDAATPSILYSSGTIQRNNQIGGYYFLMQSDRVDKTTNAYLLHVLDENLNRVRKIKFDASTSISLQEAAASDSSMAFLFYYPADKKYELRIYDNDGKLLQSYTRAFDSHKRRLHLQNMSLHNESEGNRTLFEVGDQGYMAVFVRWQAKGTCTYDINFYESRNRKTSKFSPGVAGRDFLRADFLAKTDSLLFVEVSNRRASRSSSTIMAFNIHTRKKAFEVNANKEKWQFEPAAVLPVPGQDTIVMVGKYFEKDVKHVKSNGKGIAIYRVSRNTGAILTRTYNSWETEISRQYSCDKKGQNAENGYLYLHNATLGPDGKLFVAAEGYYRRMYAYGFVHSTVFLPFHLTPSFTRVQNSDMVVLEFNPTDKLVKAITYDKAPSTMMARMDFLNRHMVARNARAYGLFGYRFIHPAGDPGHFSVCYYNGRKSGEEKGYFTYLRYNGQKFRQYEVPLRTKEVSTSVLPAKPGFLLIIEDNRKERTIEMRMEKIS from the coding sequence ATGTTCCGGAATATACTTTTCCTGTTCCTCATCAATATTTGCTGCATCCAGGCCGCTTCCGCGCAAAAAACGCTCAGTCTCAACGACGCGGCTACGCCTTCCATCCTTTACAGCAGCGGCACCATCCAGCGCAATAACCAGATCGGCGGATATTACTTCCTCATGCAAAGCGACCGTGTCGACAAAACGACCAACGCGTACCTGCTGCATGTGCTCGACGAGAACCTGAACCGCGTCCGCAAGATCAAATTCGACGCCTCCACCAGCATCAGCCTCCAGGAAGCCGCCGCCAGCGATAGCAGCATGGCCTTCCTGTTCTACTATCCCGCCGATAAAAAATACGAACTGCGTATATACGATAACGATGGAAAGCTTCTGCAGTCCTACACCCGGGCGTTCGATTCCCATAAACGCCGGCTGCACCTGCAAAACATGAGCCTGCACAACGAATCCGAAGGCAACCGTACCCTTTTCGAAGTGGGCGACCAGGGCTACATGGCCGTGTTCGTAAGATGGCAGGCCAAAGGCACCTGCACGTACGACATCAATTTCTACGAATCCCGGAACCGGAAAACGTCGAAATTCAGTCCGGGCGTGGCCGGCAGGGATTTCCTCCGGGCAGATTTCCTGGCCAAGACAGACAGTTTGCTGTTCGTGGAAGTCTCGAACCGCCGGGCTTCCCGTTCTTCGTCTACCATCATGGCATTCAACATCCACACGCGGAAGAAAGCTTTCGAAGTGAATGCCAACAAGGAAAAATGGCAGTTCGAGCCTGCGGCAGTGCTGCCGGTGCCGGGGCAAGACACGATCGTGATGGTGGGGAAATATTTCGAGAAAGACGTGAAGCACGTGAAAAGCAACGGGAAAGGCATCGCCATTTACCGGGTGAGCCGCAATACCGGCGCCATTCTCACGCGCACCTACAATAGCTGGGAAACGGAGATCAGCCGGCAATATTCCTGCGACAAAAAAGGCCAGAACGCCGAAAACGGGTACCTCTACCTCCACAACGCCACGCTGGGGCCCGACGGGAAGCTGTTCGTAGCTGCGGAAGGTTATTACCGGAGGATGTACGCCTACGGGTTCGTGCATTCCACCGTTTTCCTGCCGTTCCACCTTACGCCGTCGTTTACCCGGGTGCAGAATTCGGACATGGTGGTGCTGGAATTCAACCCTACCGACAAGCTTGTGAAAGCGATCACGTACGATAAGGCCCCTTCTACCATGATGGCCCGGATGGATTTCCTGAACCGCCATATGGTGGCCCGTAACGCCCGTGCCTATGGGCTTTTCGGATACCGGTTCATCCACCCGGCCGGCGATCCCGGTCATTTTTCGGTCTGCTATTACAACGGGCGCAAGTCGGGCGAGGAAAAGGGATATTTCACCTATCTGCGCTACAACGGGCAGAAGTTCCGCCAGTACGAGGTGCCGCTTCGCACAAAAGAAGTATCCACCTCGGTATTGCCCGCCAAACCGGGATTCCTCCTCATCATCGAGGATAACCGGAAGGAAAGGACGATCGAGATGCGGATGGAAAAAATCAGTTAA